In Neomonachus schauinslandi chromosome 6, ASM220157v2, whole genome shotgun sequence, a genomic segment contains:
- the NKX1-2 gene encoding NK1 transcription factor-related protein 2 translates to MLAWQDGGAKAAPSHHKISFSVLDILDPQKFTRAALPAVRPAPREAKKSLAEAEAGKDASPGDSTRQRETSDAEDRGAGASSPLEGSEAEEAEEEEEEEAEDAGQRRPQERAARLQVDPARSPESREAALAAGERGTRGLAGSPGSPGSPRPRRRRAEPRSAKPRRARTAFTYEQLVALENKFRATRYLSVCERLNLALSLSLTETQVKIWFQNRRTKWKKQNPGADGAAQAGSGAPQPGAPGTAAGAGGGGGAGGSPGPPGPGALPFQTFPSYSAANVLFPAATSFPPTAAAAAGPFASFLGPSYLTPFYAPHL, encoded by the exons ATGCTGGCATGGCAGGACGGCGGGGCCAAGGCGGCTCCCTCCCACCACAAGATCTCCTTCTCTGTCCTGGACATCCTGGATCCGCAGAAATTCACCCGCGCTGCGCTCCCGGCCGTGcgccctgctccccgggaagccaaGAAAAGTTTGGCAGAGGCCGAAGCGGGGAAGGACGCCAGCCCAGGGGACTCAACTCGGCAGCGGGAGACCTCTG ACGCTGAGGATCGCGGCGCGGGCGCGTCGTCCCCCTTGGAGGGCTCGGAGGCcgaggaggcggaggaggaggaggaggaggaagccgAGGACGCGGGCCAGCGGCGGCCGCAGGAGCGCGCTGCGCGCCTGCAAGTGGACCCGGCGCGCTCCCCCGAGTCCCGGGAGGCGGCGTTGGCGGCGGGGGAGCGGGGCACCCGCGGGCTCGCGGGCTCCCCGGGTTCGCCCGGCTCCCCGCGGCCCCGGCGCCGGCGCGCCGAGCCCCGCAGCGCCAAGCCGAGGCGCGCGCGCACCGCCTTCACCTATGAGCAGCTGGTGGCTTTGGAGAACAAGTTCCGGGCCACGCGCTACCTGTCGGTGTGTGAGCGCCTGAACCTCGCGCTGTCGCTCAGCCTCACTGAGACGCAGGTCAAAATCTGGTTCCAGAACCGCAGGACCAAGTGGAAGAAGCAGAACCCCGGCGCCGACGGTGCGGCGCAGGCGGGGAGCGGCGCGCCCCAGCCCGGGGCCCCCGGGACGGCCGCTggagcgggcggcggcggcggcgcggggggCAGTCCCGGACCCCCGGGCCCGGGCGCACTGCCTTTCCAGACTTTCCCCTCCTACTCGGCGGCCAACGTCCTCTTTCCGGCCGCCACCTCCTTCCCGCCAACGGCCGCAGCCGCCGCGGGCCCCTTTGCGTCCTTCCTCGGGCCCTCCTACCTGACCCCTTTCTACGCTCCGCACCTATGA